One Vibrio tapetis subsp. tapetis DNA segment encodes these proteins:
- a CDS encoding OmpA family protein, translating into MRKILAVVFLGVLLQGCSALTPPSMLETAPKTSADLIYPDWGGDEISANSGQPAVTSNLNQKPVMPMAKPAMASHASTMQHTNEMRSLMAFMAANRISYQVIPGQHTVVKLEQRIHFETGSAGITQSSRVWLGQLGGFLAQKPNIKTVIDGHTDSTGGNQINDSLSDKRAMQVKLLLTNNNVAAKNVYTRGYGKHLPSCSNISKSGKACNRRVELMFIEAIN; encoded by the coding sequence ATGAGAAAAATTTTGGCCGTCGTATTTCTAGGTGTTCTATTGCAAGGCTGTAGTGCACTGACACCGCCTTCTATGTTGGAAACGGCGCCTAAGACCAGTGCAGATCTTATCTACCCTGATTGGGGAGGGGATGAAATCTCGGCCAATTCAGGGCAGCCGGCTGTTACTTCTAACTTGAACCAAAAGCCAGTTATGCCAATGGCAAAGCCTGCCATGGCTAGCCATGCTTCAACGATGCAGCATACTAACGAAATGCGCTCGTTAATGGCATTTATGGCTGCAAATCGAATTAGTTACCAAGTGATCCCTGGGCAGCATACTGTGGTCAAGCTAGAGCAGCGAATTCATTTTGAAACAGGTTCGGCAGGCATTACTCAATCATCCCGTGTTTGGTTGGGGCAACTGGGTGGCTTTTTAGCACAGAAGCCTAATATCAAAACGGTAATCGATGGGCATACCGACAGTACTGGTGGTAATCAGATCAATGATAGCTTGTCGGATAAACGTGCCATGCAAGTTAAGCTACTGCTTACTAACAACAATGTTGCGGCTAAGAATGTTTACACTCGAGGTTATGGTAAGCATTTACCAAGTTGTTCGAATATTTCAAAGAGTGGTAAAGCATGTAATCGACGAGTAGAGTTGATGTTCATTGAGGCGATTAATTAA
- a CDS encoding formate--tetrahydrofolate ligase, with translation MLSDIDICRSTPLSSIDTVAHNAGLNSGEFIPHGRHKAKVSLEALTRLENEKPGKLIVVTAITPTPLGEGKTVTTIGLSQGLAKLNKSVMACIRQPSMGPVFGVKGGAAGGGYSQVAPMEELNLHLTGDIHAVTAAHNLASAAIDARIYHEQRLGYEVYAEKTGLKALRIDDKNVVWRRVVDHNDRALRMVTVGLNQENKTINGFERQDGFDISAASELMAILALASDLQDLRKRIGRIVVAYNLEGHPVTAEDLQVAGAMTVTMREAIEPTMMQTLEGVPTLIHAGPFANIAHGNSSIIADRIATKLADYTITEGGFGSDMGFEKACNIKANMAGFGPDCAVVVATLRGLKANSGLYNFKPGQALPDSLFNDDEAALKAGFANLEWHINNVSKYGVPAVVAINRFPQDSVQELELLKTWVKELGAEVAISEAFSKGGEGAIELAKAVEVACAKPSAFKPLYTLDQSLEEKLMTVAEVGYGAKMVELSELAKKQLATYNEHGFGKLALCMAKTPMSISTDGAVKGAPKDFTVEVRELKLCAGANFVYALCGNVMTMPGLPEKPAFMGLDIDADGNIVGLS, from the coding sequence ATGCTGAGCGATATCGACATCTGTCGTTCCACTCCACTTTCTTCTATCGACACTGTGGCACACAATGCTGGGCTAAACAGTGGCGAGTTTATTCCACACGGACGCCACAAAGCAAAAGTCTCTTTGGAGGCACTAACTCGACTGGAAAACGAAAAACCCGGTAAGCTTATCGTCGTAACGGCCATTACTCCAACACCGCTTGGTGAAGGTAAAACAGTAACCACTATTGGCTTGTCTCAGGGCCTTGCGAAACTCAACAAATCGGTTATGGCCTGTATTCGTCAACCTTCTATGGGGCCAGTCTTTGGTGTTAAAGGCGGAGCCGCAGGTGGCGGTTATAGCCAAGTTGCCCCAATGGAAGAGCTTAACCTGCATTTAACTGGCGATATTCATGCGGTAACTGCCGCACATAACCTCGCTTCTGCGGCAATTGATGCTCGTATCTATCATGAGCAACGTCTTGGTTACGAGGTTTATGCAGAAAAGACGGGGCTGAAAGCACTGAGAATCGACGACAAAAACGTTGTCTGGCGTCGTGTTGTTGATCATAACGACCGAGCATTACGTATGGTGACCGTCGGCTTAAATCAAGAAAACAAAACCATTAATGGCTTCGAACGCCAAGACGGTTTTGATATTTCTGCCGCTTCAGAGCTCATGGCTATTCTGGCTTTAGCTAGCGATCTACAAGATTTACGTAAACGTATTGGCCGCATTGTTGTAGCCTATAACCTCGAGGGTCATCCGGTAACAGCGGAAGACCTACAAGTTGCTGGTGCAATGACAGTAACAATGCGTGAAGCCATCGAGCCAACCATGATGCAAACATTGGAAGGAGTGCCGACTCTTATCCATGCTGGTCCGTTTGCAAATATTGCTCATGGAAACTCATCAATTATCGCTGATCGTATTGCAACTAAGCTTGCCGACTACACAATAACCGAAGGTGGTTTCGGCTCTGATATGGGTTTCGAGAAAGCCTGTAACATCAAAGCTAACATGGCGGGTTTTGGGCCAGATTGTGCGGTTGTTGTTGCTACACTCCGTGGCCTTAAGGCAAATTCAGGATTGTATAATTTCAAACCTGGTCAAGCGCTTCCAGACAGCCTATTTAATGATGATGAAGCGGCTTTAAAAGCGGGTTTTGCTAACTTAGAATGGCACATCAATAACGTATCTAAATACGGCGTACCTGCGGTAGTGGCGATTAACCGCTTCCCTCAAGACAGCGTTCAAGAACTTGAGTTACTAAAAACTTGGGTTAAAGAGCTTGGCGCAGAAGTCGCCATTAGCGAAGCTTTTTCAAAAGGTGGTGAAGGCGCCATTGAGTTAGCGAAAGCAGTAGAAGTCGCTTGCGCAAAACCAAGTGCATTTAAACCACTTTATACTCTGGATCAAAGCTTGGAAGAAAAGTTGATGACAGTGGCGGAAGTCGGTTATGGCGCAAAAATGGTTGAGCTGTCCGAGTTGGCTAAGAAACAACTTGCGACTTACAACGAACATGGCTTTGGTAAATTAGCCCTTTGTATGGCGAAAACACCCATGTCTATTTCTACCGATGGCGCGGTAAAAGGTGCACCTAAGGACTTTACTGTAGAGGTTCGCGAACTCAAGCTTTGTGCTGGCGCAAATTTTGTTTACGCTTTGTGTGGCAATGTAATGACAATGCCAGGTTTACCTGAAAAACCGGCCTTTATGGGGCTAGACATTGATGCAGATGGTAATATTGTTGGCTTAAGCTAG
- a CDS encoding inosine/guanosine kinase produces MKFPGQRKSKHYFPTHSRDPLVNQVRQAPKLHRPTIIGVGQTIVDIEARVGDEFLAKYNLSKGHSLVLEESQADALYQELKDQNLITHEHPGDTIGNTLHNYSVLADSKSVLLGVMSKNIEVGSYAYRYLCNTSARMDLNYLQTVEGPIGRCYTLITDDGERTFAINEGHMNQLSPDSVPEHIFKKAAALVVSSYLMRGKPTDPMPAAVQRAIDYAKENGVPVVLTLGTKYVIEGKAEWWQEYLKKNISIVAMNEEEGEALTGEKDPLAAADKALEWVDLVLCTAGPDGLYMAGHTDKAALRETNFPMIDGSITNFNQFEFSRAMKKAECDEAIKVYSHIAPYLGGPLEIKNTNGAGDAALSSLLHDMAANKYHKSNVPDSTKHDHRYLSYSSLSQVCKYANRVSYEVLTQHAPRLSRALPEREDSLEEAYWDR; encoded by the coding sequence ATGAAATTTCCCGGTCAACGTAAGTCAAAACACTATTTTCCTACTCATTCACGCGATCCGTTGGTGAATCAGGTCCGTCAAGCGCCTAAGCTACACCGTCCGACCATTATTGGTGTGGGTCAAACCATCGTCGATATTGAAGCGCGCGTGGGTGACGAATTTCTTGCTAAATACAACTTGAGTAAAGGCCATTCGCTAGTGCTTGAAGAAAGCCAAGCTGATGCCTTGTATCAAGAGCTCAAAGATCAAAACTTGATCACCCACGAGCACCCTGGCGATACCATTGGCAATACGCTGCACAATTACTCCGTTCTTGCTGACAGTAAGTCCGTATTGCTAGGTGTAATGAGTAAAAACATAGAAGTTGGTTCTTACGCCTACCGCTACTTGTGCAATACCTCTGCTCGTATGGACCTCAATTACTTGCAAACGGTCGAAGGCCCGATTGGGCGCTGTTACACCCTAATTACCGATGATGGCGAACGTACTTTTGCCATCAACGAAGGTCACATGAATCAACTGTCTCCGGACAGCGTACCTGAGCATATCTTCAAAAAGGCGGCGGCTCTGGTTGTCTCTTCCTATTTGATGCGTGGTAAACCAACCGATCCAATGCCAGCGGCTGTGCAACGCGCCATTGATTACGCGAAAGAAAACGGCGTACCTGTGGTTCTGACCTTAGGTACCAAATACGTAATCGAAGGGAAAGCAGAATGGTGGCAGGAATATCTGAAAAAGAATATTTCTATCGTTGCAATGAATGAAGAAGAAGGCGAAGCCCTCACTGGTGAAAAAGACCCTTTAGCTGCCGCAGATAAGGCACTTGAGTGGGTTGATCTCGTCTTGTGTACTGCAGGGCCAGATGGCCTTTACATGGCTGGCCACACAGACAAAGCCGCACTTCGTGAAACCAACTTCCCGATGATCGATGGCAGCATTACGAACTTTAACCAATTTGAATTTAGTCGCGCTATGAAAAAAGCGGAATGCGACGAAGCCATTAAGGTTTATTCACACATCGCCCCATACCTCGGTGGGCCACTTGAAATAAAGAATACAAATGGTGCTGGTGATGCCGCACTATCGTCTTTATTACACGATATGGCAGCGAACAAATACCACAAGTCTAACGTGCCAGATTCAACGAAACACGATCATCGATACTTAAGTTATTCGTCTTTATCTCAAGTTTGTAAATACGCAAACAGAGTGAGTTACGAAGTCTTAACTCAACACGCACCGAGATTGTCCCGCGCATTACCCGAACGCGAAGACAGCTTAGAAGAAGCGTATTGGGACCGATAG
- a CDS encoding CreA family protein translates to MKKLLLALGVTALLAGCSDNEVGDVGLGWFTMKDIKISNLDDDKISGVTCHIASIEADFSLADPSDSSISCRQTGDITPEMIATIDKSKSGEVVFKKSKSIFFKSMKVRRIYDAENQTLLYLSYTTKETDGSFKHSLSTVPLWGTKAYVEPVVVTK, encoded by the coding sequence ATGAAAAAGTTACTTTTGGCTTTAGGTGTCACAGCCCTTCTCGCTGGCTGTTCTGATAACGAGGTTGGTGATGTAGGACTCGGATGGTTCACAATGAAAGACATCAAGATATCAAACTTGGATGACGACAAAATATCGGGTGTAACATGCCATATTGCCTCGATTGAAGCGGATTTCAGCCTAGCTGACCCAAGTGATAGCTCCATCTCATGTCGTCAAACCGGTGACATCACTCCTGAGATGATCGCGACAATTGATAAAAGCAAATCTGGCGAAGTGGTCTTTAAGAAATCTAAGAGTATTTTCTTCAAATCGATGAAAGTAAGACGTATCTATGATGCAGAGAATCAAACCCTGCTCTACTTGTCTTATACGACTAAAGAAACTGACGGCAGCTTTAAGCACAGCCTTTCTACTGTACCGTTGTGGGGCACCAAGGCTTATGTAGAGCCAGTCGTAGTAACAAAATAA
- a CDS encoding flavodoxin codes for MMSDTINTLVKKKNDWLTSHVAVKYPTAESIKGRDLYLKAQEDKHYTQIGLSEFKGSLSETEDHAVDEVHLVDFHRLTVMFALTKASSWQDEQERAFLLEFFAQIMLSTDYPLYVGFKSGEAVACAITHQLDDVMLVSDVVLIHSAGNDNHAFICALLNHQNVNIDSINQIVIEK; via the coding sequence ATGATGAGTGACACAATCAACACCTTGGTAAAAAAGAAAAACGATTGGCTTACATCTCATGTAGCGGTGAAATATCCAACTGCAGAGAGCATCAAAGGTCGTGACTTGTACTTAAAAGCGCAAGAAGATAAGCACTATACCCAAATCGGGCTTTCTGAGTTTAAAGGTAGCCTTTCAGAAACTGAAGACCACGCCGTAGATGAGGTTCACCTTGTTGATTTTCATAGGCTGACGGTCATGTTCGCATTGACTAAAGCTTCCTCATGGCAAGATGAGCAAGAACGTGCTTTTCTACTCGAGTTTTTTGCTCAAATCATGCTGTCTACCGATTACCCATTATATGTTGGTTTCAAAAGTGGTGAAGCGGTAGCGTGTGCGATAACTCACCAACTTGATGATGTGATGTTAGTTTCCGATGTGGTGTTGATTCATTCAGCAGGTAATGACAACCATGCTTTTATTTGTGCATTACTCAACCATCAGAACGTCAATATCGATTCAATCAATCAAATCGTGATTGAAAAATAG
- a CDS encoding HAD-IA family hydrolase produces the protein MAEKTQCVIFDCEGTLVDSESLCCQALVDVFAQYGCTVSLTDSLKHFQGGKPVDVLQEACNRYHLNVSLDELEPLYRERKHMLYEAQLKVMPGVRSLLDDLKKADIAVCIAGNSEKDRIEHALELTGLSSYFKHSVFSAFETNTWKPDPDLLRYAALNMGLSAQDCIYVDDTLKGVHAGITAGMRTYYFRPNESEVIIDHPLVATISSMSQLIPEILLPHSETTA, from the coding sequence ATGGCAGAAAAAACTCAATGTGTGATCTTTGATTGCGAAGGAACCTTGGTAGACAGTGAAAGCTTATGCTGCCAAGCGTTAGTGGATGTTTTTGCTCAATATGGTTGTACGGTATCTTTAACTGATAGCTTGAAACACTTTCAAGGTGGTAAGCCTGTCGATGTGCTGCAAGAAGCGTGTAATAGATACCATCTAAATGTGTCTTTAGATGAGCTAGAGCCATTGTATCGCGAAAGAAAACACATGCTTTATGAAGCCCAATTAAAAGTGATGCCAGGAGTGAGATCATTGCTCGATGATCTTAAGAAAGCCGATATTGCTGTGTGCATTGCAGGGAACAGTGAGAAAGATAGAATTGAGCACGCTTTGGAACTAACAGGGCTTTCGTCCTATTTTAAACATTCTGTCTTTAGTGCATTCGAAACAAATACATGGAAACCTGATCCAGACTTATTGCGATATGCTGCGCTTAATATGGGGTTGTCTGCGCAAGATTGCATTTACGTTGATGACACGCTAAAAGGCGTTCATGCCGGGATCACTGCAGGAATGCGTACTTATTATTTTCGTCCAAATGAGTCGGAAGTCATTATCGACCATCCCTTAGTCGCTACCATTAGTAGTATGTCTCAGCTTATCCCTGAAATACTATTACCGCACAGCGAAACAACGGCCTAG
- a CDS encoding TadE family protein — translation MRPNIYQRGVVSIEFALGFMALWLLTIALMDLGLRNYSTSVVNFAVSEAARDVKVLNLDSEEAFAEHFRRIIKENSFSLWGILTKQGKLDVNVKHFPSVKSLADGVAPATSRFSSSYPIAKYEIKYTYQPLLGFSLVPATPVRRSVITIQERARNEK, via the coding sequence ATGCGGCCAAACATTTACCAGCGCGGTGTCGTAAGTATCGAGTTTGCACTCGGTTTTATGGCATTGTGGCTCCTTACCATCGCTTTGATGGATTTAGGGTTAAGGAACTACAGTACTTCCGTTGTTAACTTTGCCGTTTCTGAAGCTGCGAGGGACGTTAAAGTTCTTAATCTCGATAGTGAAGAAGCGTTTGCAGAGCACTTTCGACGCATCATTAAAGAAAACAGCTTTTCACTTTGGGGCATTTTGACCAAGCAAGGGAAGCTTGACGTTAACGTCAAACATTTCCCTTCAGTCAAAAGCCTAGCAGATGGCGTTGCGCCAGCGACTAGCCGCTTTTCATCCTCTTATCCTATTGCCAAGTATGAAATTAAATATACATACCAACCCTTATTGGGTTTTAGCTTAGTGCCTGCCACGCCGGTGCGAAGAAGCGTCATCACCATTCAGGAAAGAGCGAGAAATGAAAAATAG
- the tadF gene encoding tight adherence pilus pseudopilin TadF, with amino-acid sequence MKNSQLSVQRGAIAIELAFVLGALAMCLSFSQDLMHRTSQVGELDNLSYAMVNILSEQELLFNQKPDQTLKNQQFREQSQMIDKIVKNHLSSQIKDYDPENYALIIERMEFAPTSVAEKARIARNRFVVFGNEKLVSKKPDQLELMNLSPFTSKNRFAPMFRVSIYHKSVDIFQRAMGVEIKTAVNVSSSISVRR; translated from the coding sequence ATGAAAAATAGTCAATTAAGTGTTCAGCGTGGCGCAATCGCTATTGAACTCGCTTTTGTGTTGGGGGCGTTAGCGATGTGCTTGAGCTTTTCCCAGGATTTGATGCATCGGACTTCCCAGGTTGGCGAGTTGGATAACTTGAGTTACGCGATGGTTAATATCTTAAGCGAGCAAGAGCTGCTCTTTAATCAGAAGCCAGACCAGACCCTAAAGAACCAACAATTTCGTGAACAGAGCCAAATGATTGATAAAATTGTTAAAAATCATTTATCTAGTCAAATTAAAGATTATGATCCGGAGAACTACGCCCTGATCATAGAACGCATGGAATTTGCACCAACAAGCGTTGCGGAAAAAGCGAGAATTGCACGTAATCGATTTGTTGTGTTCGGCAATGAAAAGTTGGTTTCAAAAAAGCCAGATCAATTAGAATTGATGAATTTGTCCCCATTTACTTCCAAGAACCGTTTTGCACCGATGTTTCGTGTGTCCATTTATCACAAGTCAGTTGATATTTTTCAAAGAGCAATGGGCGTTGAAATTAAGACAGCGGTTAACGTTTCTTCTAGTATCAGCGTGAGGCGATAG
- a CDS encoding ACP phosphodiesterase, translated as MNYLAHLHIAEHCQSSLLGNLLGDFVKGDPTHQFPDNIVAGIRLHRFVDSYTDSHDIVKRAKQFFPEQQKRFAGIALDMYWDHCLASRWNEYHSQSLAEFCHKAEQVTRLESEPITVELPAKYLEMTHHMWKGRWIESYANIENIAYALERMAVRRPKFTPLAECHHVLRARQPELQRLFSSFYDDLLRTVVTSKNFQK; from the coding sequence ATGAATTATTTGGCGCATTTACATATTGCTGAACATTGTCAGAGCAGTTTGTTGGGGAATTTACTTGGCGATTTTGTCAAAGGTGATCCGACTCACCAGTTTCCAGATAACATCGTTGCTGGAATTCGCCTACATCGTTTCGTAGACAGCTACACAGATTCTCATGACATTGTTAAGCGGGCAAAACAGTTCTTTCCTGAACAGCAGAAACGCTTTGCAGGTATTGCATTAGATATGTATTGGGATCATTGCTTGGCGAGCCGTTGGAATGAATACCACTCACAGTCACTCGCCGAGTTTTGTCATAAAGCTGAGCAGGTTACGCGCTTAGAAAGTGAACCGATTACGGTAGAATTACCGGCAAAATACCTCGAAATGACCCATCATATGTGGAAAGGGCGCTGGATTGAATCCTATGCCAATATAGAGAATATAGCCTATGCATTAGAGCGGATGGCAGTAAGGCGGCCCAAATTCACCCCACTAGCCGAATGCCACCATGTGTTACGTGCAAGACAACCAGAGTTGCAGAGGTTGTTCTCCTCTTTCTACGATGATTTACTTCGCACCGTCGTGACTTCTAAGAACTTTCAAAAATAA
- a CDS encoding DEAD/DEAH box helicase has protein sequence MSFQSLGVNPPLCSTIAKLGFVDPTPVQEQAIPAVLEGKDVLAGAQTGTGKTAAFGLPLIQRFLEKPFPRESHGKDVGALILVPTRELAQQVFDSLMAYAKGTDIKVVTAYGGTSMKVQTDNLKGGTDFLIATPGRLLDHLFTKNISLNKTKALVLDEADRMLDMGFMPDIQRILRRLNSARQTLFFSATFAGNVKKIAHSLLNDPIEIQVSPENKTAELVEQMVYPVDKKRKAELLAYLIGSKNWQQVLVFTKTKQGTDALVKELKLDGIKAASINGDKSQGARQKALDDFKSGKVRALIATDVAARGIDIQQLEQVVNFELPFKAEDYVHRIGRTGRAGSHGLAVSLMSRDEDYLLKAIESLLDTRLPQEWIKGFEPSANEPVDDNKPVRRQGRTAEKRKMKAKMKIHASRGKPKW, from the coding sequence ATGTCTTTCCAGTCTTTGGGTGTTAATCCACCGCTTTGTTCTACCATCGCCAAATTGGGCTTTGTCGATCCAACACCGGTTCAAGAGCAAGCCATTCCAGCGGTGCTTGAAGGTAAAGACGTGTTGGCCGGAGCGCAAACAGGCACAGGCAAAACTGCTGCTTTTGGGTTACCGCTGATCCAACGATTTTTGGAAAAGCCATTTCCGCGTGAATCTCATGGTAAAGACGTTGGCGCATTAATACTTGTACCGACACGTGAGCTTGCTCAACAAGTGTTTGACAGCCTAATGGCTTATGCGAAGGGCACAGACATCAAAGTGGTGACGGCTTATGGTGGCACCAGCATGAAAGTTCAGACCGATAACCTAAAAGGTGGAACCGATTTTTTAATCGCAACGCCTGGTCGTCTGCTTGATCATCTGTTCACGAAAAACATTTCATTGAACAAGACCAAAGCCCTAGTATTGGACGAAGCTGATCGCATGCTCGATATGGGATTCATGCCAGATATTCAGCGTATTTTGCGTCGATTAAACTCTGCACGTCAAACTTTGTTCTTCTCAGCAACATTCGCTGGCAACGTTAAGAAAATTGCCCATAGCTTGCTCAATGATCCAATAGAGATTCAAGTATCACCTGAAAACAAAACCGCAGAGTTGGTTGAGCAGATGGTGTACCCGGTTGATAAAAAGCGCAAAGCAGAGCTACTTGCTTACCTCATTGGTTCAAAAAACTGGCAGCAAGTGCTGGTATTTACCAAGACGAAACAAGGGACAGACGCTTTAGTAAAAGAGCTTAAACTAGATGGCATTAAAGCGGCGTCTATTAATGGCGATAAGAGCCAAGGAGCTCGTCAAAAAGCGCTCGATGATTTCAAGTCGGGTAAAGTTCGAGCTTTAATCGCAACAGATGTAGCAGCGCGTGGCATTGATATTCAGCAACTTGAACAAGTGGTTAACTTTGAACTGCCATTCAAGGCTGAAGATTACGTTCACCGAATTGGTCGTACTGGGCGTGCAGGCTCGCATGGTTTGGCGGTTTCGTTGATGAGCCGAGATGAAGACTACTTGCTTAAAGCCATTGAGAGCTTGCTGGATACGCGTCTTCCTCAAGAGTGGATAAAGGGCTTTGAACCAAGCGCTAACGAACCAGTAGATGACAATAAACCGGTTCGTCGTCAGGGGCGCACAGCAGAGAAAAGAAAAATGAAAGCTAAAATGAAGATCCATGCATCGCGTGGAAAGCCAAAGTGGTAA
- a CDS encoding c-type cytochrome — MNKLLAIYVLTFSPLFSVVANADDSAIERGKFKSPSCQFCHIPADSTAQSNGSSGSSDPSYPNLNGQNETYLLNAMGAYQSGHRTGGLAEMMQAQLQKLNSDDLKDIAAYYSSQPN; from the coding sequence ATGAACAAACTTCTTGCCATCTATGTGCTCACTTTTAGTCCGTTATTTTCAGTTGTCGCCAATGCCGACGACAGCGCCATTGAACGAGGCAAGTTTAAATCACCCAGTTGTCAGTTCTGCCATATTCCGGCAGACAGCACAGCGCAAAGTAACGGCTCATCAGGCAGCAGCGATCCAAGTTATCCAAACCTTAACGGACAGAATGAAACGTACTTATTGAACGCCATGGGTGCCTACCAAAGTGGCCATCGCACCGGAGGCTTAGCTGAAATGATGCAAGCTCAGCTCCAGAAACTAAACAGCGATGACTTAAAAGACATCGCTGCTTACTATTCTTCTCAACCGAACTAG